The genomic window ATATCATGTAATAATCACTGGGAAGCCTGATCTCCAGTTATTTATTATTCATGTTGGAGCAGTCGGAGAATATAAGCTACGTTCACTCCAAGATATTTTCCAACACCTTGAAAACAGTATTCATAACCCTAATAGAGATATAATTCCGAAGGATGTTTGGAAAATAGAGGTTGTACCTGCGATGCAAGCTCTTGGCTTCACCACACGGATATTACAAGCCTCCATTGGAGTTTCGTTTTGTGGCTCTACTCTTTACAAAGTAAATTTAAGTCGAGAAAGAGCTTTAAAAGTCGGCAACATTGTTCAATCATCTAAACTGGTTACTCTTGCCAAAAGTGATGTTTATTGGGACGAGATACTTTCAATTGAATATAGCGGCGAGGAAGAAGTCTTCGATCTTACGGTTCCTGGTTTGCATAATTTTGTTGCGAATAATATCATAGTCCACAACTCAATTGAACAAGATGCAGATTTAGTAATAATGTTGTACCGCGATGAATATTACTCTCCAGATACTCCCGATCGCGGCATTGCAGAAGTAATTATAGCTAAACACCGCAACGGGCCTACAGGGACTGCGAAACTTTTGTTTAATCCACAGTTTACAAAGTTTCAAAATTTAAAAATTTAGCCAGATCAAATAATTATTTAAATCAATACGTTCGCCAAAAATAGAGTTAGTCTATCTTTTACCGAAATAGCCTAACACAAGAGCGTGCAATATTTTTAGGTAAATATCCTAGTGTAGATTATTCAGAATATTTAATCGAGGGCTTGTTGATTAAACCATCAGGCTGGATAGAATGGGAAATAACTGCGGCAGAATTTTATATTTATGATTTAAAAGATTAAACCGTAATCAAATTTTTATTTGAGCAATGAACGAGCCTGATTTACTCATTAATGATGAATTTTTGCCGAATAGTCATTCCCTATTTGATAGTCTTGTATCCATAATTAATTGGGATGAGCGTATACGGGCACGAAAAACAGCCAGCTTTGGTTCCCCATATAACTACTCAAACATTTCTTACGAATCATGTCCGATGCTGGATGAGTTACTTCCTATTATTGATAGGCTTGAAAAACACTTTGGGTTTCGACCGAACAATTGTTTAGTCAATTATTATATAAATGGTAACTCAACAATGGGATTTCACTCCGACTCAATTGATGAACTCATGGAGAATACTGGTATCTCTATTATTTCGTTAGGGGCTGAAAGAGTAATTACATTTCAGAATAAACAAGACGAAAGCATTAAATATAGTTACTTACTCAAAAGTGGTTCTCTACTTTTTATGCCTCAGAAGACGCAGCAACACTGGAAACATGGAATTCTCAAGCAACCAGAAACATTCGGGCGTATCAGTCTCACGTTTAGGTTGTTGGTATAGTCACGGCAGTCTGATCAAAGTTACAGATACTTTATCTCATGTTTTCTAACTGTACTTCTGCCCCATTTGTACTCTGAAATACCTAATTTATTTGATAGGGCATTGAGAACAGAGAAAATAGAAACTTCTTTTAATAATTCCCTCTTGTCCCCACTCCCCATGCCCCATACAACTCTTGGAGAGGCTGCGCCCTAAGCGTAGCTATGCCGTAGGCTTTACGACGCCGCTCAGTACAAGTGCCCCAGTCCCTATTTAACTCCTAGCAATTCCACATCAAATAGCAGAGTAGCGTTAGGTGGAATCACACCACCAGCACCACGAGAGCCATAACCTAACTCTGGAGGGATGATTAACTGACGACGACTGCCTACTTTCATAGTGCTAAGTCCTTCATCCCAACCTTTGATTACTTGTCCGACGCCAATTTTAAAGCTGAAGGGTTGACCGCGATCGCGTGAACTATCAAACTTAGTACCATCTTCTAGAGTGCCGACATAGTGAACTTCAACCGTTTGTCCAGGTTGAGGAGTTGCCCCAGTCCCCTCTTTTAACTCGACATACTTTAATCCCGAGGGGGTAGTTACGGCATTAGCATCAGACATAGTATTACTCGCAATTAAGATATTGTTTTCAGTTACAGTTGTGGGCGCTGACGGCGTTTGGGTTAACTGGGCAGCAATGGCAGTATTCTGTTTACTGCCTACTTGCCCCACAATCAACAGCACAACACACACCAGCATGAACGCCACGCTGAGGAAAATTGGTTTCAAAATCAGTTCTCCTTACTTAGGTATCCTGGCAAAAACATTACCAACAGGACACATTTAGTTTAAATCAGAAAGGACATCCTAACGCCAAAGCTTATTTTCCAAATCGCGCAATTGCCGCTCTAAACGGTCAATTCTACCCCGCAGTTCATCCACTTCCGACTGGCGAGCTACCCCCAAATCCTGCATCATATTTCGCATTTGCCGTTGCATTTGGACATCAAAGTTTCCCTGTTCCGACTTTAACTGCTGGGCAATATCATCTATTACCGCCTTGGCTTGCTCAGGATTGAGCTTACCGTCTTTAACTAAATCATCGCTGACTTGGCGCAGTTTTTCTGCTACTAAAGACGTTGTGCCAAGACCCACCATCATTAGCTGTTGCAACCAGTTGTTGTTGTCCATACTCCCCTTCCTCTTACTTATTTCAAACCAGCCGACCCTTGCTCCTGAGTTTAGGCAATCAAGCTATGCTAAAAGCGTAGTTATTCTAGCCTACAGCTCTATTTTGGCAAATTAAGAAACACAGAGTTCAAAGGGTGTGGTTATAGAACTCCTCAAGTTTAAGGTTGCCCTGGATTTAGGGGAAGATTTTATCCAGAAGAACGTACAAATTTGGACAACAGGGCTGGCTGAATATGCTAGATTTCTCGGTAAAGAGGTTTGGTGCAGCCCCAATGACTACACAGAAGTTATCCTGATCATTGGTTGGGCAACGCGGTAACAGTGGAAAGGCTTACCCCAAGAGGATTTGCAGCCTATTGAAGATAAATTCATTCCAGCACTGGGAGAATCCTATCCAATAGTGGAATCAGCAGAGTATCAAGTACGGAAATTCCCCATTTGTAGGTGAAAGATTACTCCCAACTCGTAGGGCTGGATAGCTGTGCGTTGGTGTCTCCATTTTTCAAAGTTGGGAAAAGTTAAATTTATGCACGCCATTTTTGAAAGGCTATCTCGTAATCCTCTGTTTTAGTCTGATAAACACTCCACCAATGAAAAAATAGTCCTAACCCCCATCCTATAACTGGGAAGATAGCCCAAAAATAACTAGGACTAGTTATTAAATTCAAGAGAATGAGAAATAAATTCACTGCTAGGAAGGAAACAAAATGTGTCCAAAAGTCTCTGCGTCGGAAAGTATTAAATGTGCGTCGCGAATGTTCCTCTTGTTGTTGAGCTAACCACTTATGTTCAGTTGTTTCCAAAATATTAGAAGAAATACCTAACTCAGATGCCATTTCTACAAGCTGTTCTCGTGAAAATTCACCTTCTTGTTTACGAGTGAGTGCTATTTGAAGGATTTGTTGCACATCTTCGGAATCGTAAGTCATTTTAATTACCTTATAAGTTTGTTTGTAAATGTGCTTTTGATTTCACGAAGTTTTTGATAGGCTTCGTTCAATTCAGTTAGCGAACGCCTCCAGATTTTGCACCCAATATTTAGTTAAATTCACAACCTTATTATTTTCTCACAACCGATTTAGGACTACTGTATTTATCAATACCTCTGTATTGCTTTTATGACATTAAGCTAAACATTATCTGAAACTTGAATGCTAGTAGTGTCAGAAAATATTGACAATTGTAGAGGTAAAATTCTCGCTTTTGAAGGGTTTTTTGATGTTAACTAAAAACCACGGTATTTGCATCGGATTTGGATGCAATAGACACATTAATGTTAGATAAATAGTTTCAAAACCTTGTCTTGTCTAGATTTTAGTTTGTGTAATCAGACGATCGCCACTCTCTCGATTTACAGAATTGGACACTCAAGTGCAATTCCCACTTATTCATGTGTGTATGTGGTTATTTGAGTCAATTCATCCGCCTAACAGCTTGCGACAAGCGGAAATTTCAGTTTATCGGCCGTAAATTAATGAGTAGAAAGCAGCAAGTGCAACTCACACGTCCTATGAACAACAGTATTTCTAACCTAACCGTCTCTCCAGTTGCGATCGCCATCATTGGTGGTGGCTTTAGCGGTTCTCTGGTTGCAGCCAATCTTTTACGCACTGCAACCATGCCACTGTCCATCAAGTTGATTGAACGTAATTCTGAAATAGGTAGAGGAGTTGCTTACGGGACACCAGTGGACTGTCACTTGCTGAATGTGCCAGCGGGTAAGATGAGCGCATTTGGTGATCAACCAAATCACTTCCTGAACTGGCTGCACAAAAATGGGCATGAACAGGTAACTCCATCTACCTTCGTTGGGCGTCGGGTTTATGGGGACTATGTGCAGGCGACTTTAAAAGCAGCACAGGTAAATGCAGCAGCTAATGTGCAGCTAGAGAAAATTATGGATGAAGCGATCGCCATCGAAACAAAACCGAACTACACAATAGTCTACCTGAGCAGTGGTCAATGTTTGCATGTGCAAAAGGCGGTGTTAGCGTTGGGCAATTTCCCGGCAATTCTGCCTAGACCAATTGCCACTCTCAAGAACGACCATGTTAAAGATGCTTGGTCTGCTGATGCGATCGCTGACCTAAATCCAGAGGATGCTATTCTGCTGGTGGGCACTGGGTTAACAATGGTAGATGCGGTTGTTGCCTTGCACCATCAAGGGTTCCAGGGACAAATTCATACCGTCTCGCGGCACGGATTGATGCCCTATAGCCACAAATCAACAACTGCTTATCCAGCATTTCTTGATGTAGAAACTGCACCAAAAACGGCGCGAGGACTGCTGCATGTGGTACGTCAAGAACTGCGTGAGGCTCTTACCCAAGGACACGCCAGTTCCTACAACCGGGGGAACCCCAGCAACGGACTGGCTGAAGATTGGCGGGCAGTCATTGATGCCATCCGCCCAATTATTTCAGAACTTTGGCAAGCACTGCCATTGCCGGAGCAGAAGCGATTTCTGCGCCATGTCAAAGCTTACTGGGAAGTTCACCGTCATCGGATTGCTGAAGAAATTGCCGAAGTACTGGATGCTGCAATGGAGTCTGGTCAACTGATCCATTACGCAGGTCGGATTCAAAGTTGTCAGGAGTTTGAGAATGGAGTGAATGTGAAAATCTGTGAACGGGGGACGCACAAAGATATCGTTTTGCAAGTTAAGCGGATTGTCAACTGCACCGGCGCAAATTGTGATTACCTCAAATTGCAGCACCCATTGGTCGCTAGCCTCCAAGAACAACGGCTGATCCGTCCTAACACATTGTCAATGGGAATCGACACTGCCCCAAATGGTGCGCTGATTGATGCAGATGGAAATGTATCTCAAATGCTGTACACCTTGGGGACACCGCGCAAGGGCAATCTTTGGGAAACCACCGCTGTTCCCGAAATTCGGGTTCAAGCGGCAAATTTGGCACAGGAGTTACTGAAATCTCTCAATCCAAAACCCGATGCTCCTACTTTCGTGTTGAGCAAACCTGCTATGTTATTTCGTCAACTATTCGATAAAGAATCTTGTACTTATACTTACCTAATTGCCGACCCAGAAACCAAAATAGCTATCCTAATTGATCCTGTATTAGAGCAGGTCGAACGTGATCTTCAGATATTGCGACAATTGGGGCTGACCTTGGGCTACTGTCTGGAAACCCACATCCATGCTGACCATATCACTGGGACAGACAGATTAAGGTCACTGACGGGTTGTTTAGGGATTGTGCCTGAGAATGCCGCGGCTACTTGTGCAGACCAGTACATTGCCGATGGAAATATGTTGGAATTGGGGAATGTGCAGATTCGGGCGATCGCTACCCCTGGTCACACTGATAGCCACATGACATACTTAGTCAACGACACTCACCTATTAACTGGAGATGCCCTGTTCATCCGGGGTTGCGGTCGTACCGACTTCCAAAGCGGCGACGCTGGATCACTCTATGATGCCGTTACTCAGAAGCTATTCACATTACCGGATGACACCTTGGTATATCCTGGTCACGACTACCAGGGACAGACAGTATCCACCATTGGCGAGGAAAAGTGCTGGAATCCTCGGTTTGCAGGACGCAGCCGCAACCAGTTCATCGAATTAATGAAAAACCTCAACTTACCCAAACCTAAAAAGATGCTGGAAGCTGTACCTGCAAATCAGCATTGTGGCAAAGTTCTAGTTGCATTGGACTATCAAATTTGAAAATTTAGCTATGGAAAGGGTAAGCCGATGTCTATAACAGGCTGTGACGCTCCTGCGGACGCTCGTTCCGACGCTCCTACGTCGCTAACGCTAACGCTACACTATCGGTGATGCACTTTTTCTATTGAGATTGTATGGCGATGTCTAACGACAAGCCGCTGCGCGTCTACGCTCTGTTATTTTCCGAGAGAGTTATTCTTTCTAACTAATTGCCTCTAATTGCCTGCTTTTTCTTCAGCCATATTCCCAACAATCCAGCAATTGCTATTCCTCCAATAGTCGATGGCTCAGGCACAGCCTCAGGGACAGGTTTTACACTCACATTATCCAAGTATAAGAATCCATATTTATCCCAATTCCCAAACTTTAACTCTGTGGATGATGCGTCTGCCGTGAAATTGAACTTATATGGCGTGTATGGTTGAAAAGAAATGTCTTTTTGATCAAAAATCTTATTTCCACCTACAAATGTCTGAAATTGATTATCAAGGTCAGGGGCCTCATCTATAGATGCTAAATGGTAACTAAGTTCGTATTGCTGACCAGGTTGTGTAGAAAGTGTCTGTGATATGTAGCTGAGGTCTATAAATCCACTAAGTGATAAGCCCTGATTACCACTATCATGCTGAGGAAAATTGCTTATTCTTATCCCTGATATATCCATCGGATCACCAGACTTAGTCCAGTCTGTAATATTAGGATTTGTAACATTGGGATTATTAGGATCTACGAGCGGATCGAGTTCAAAGCTTCCATTTTTAACAAGTTCTGCCGCTTGTGCTGCTGCATTATAAGTATTGGTAATCACAGCAGAGCTAATTAAGGTAGTAGTAACACTAAAAGCAATAATTGAGAGTTTTTTAGTTAACTTCATAAAACTTGACTCCAAATAATTCCAAATTCCGACAATTAAAACAAGTTGATAGTTAGATCCATGCTGGCTCTAAGTAGTGTCAATCAAACTGAGCATTTTATTCTGGTTTCTGAGAGTTAGCTATTGATATGGATAATGATTCATCCACTTAAGGCAATCTCTCTATAAACTCATAATGGAGTTTTTTAATCAGATGAATTTCAGTGGCATTCTCGACACTATGGAGCCAGACATTGTTTGGGCTTCTAAGACAATAAGGTTAGCTTGTCATCTGTGGTTTATTTATCCCCATTGTTTTCTCCTTGATTGTTAAGGTGTAGCTTTGACACTCACATCATCCAAATATAAAAACGCATACTTTGCTAGGGAACCAAACTTTATCTCTGTGGATCTTCTTTTTGCTCTAAAATCTAAGGTGTATTGCCTATAAGGTTGGAAAGGAGTATCCTTTTTAACAGAAACCTTCTTTCCACCTATAAAAACCTGAAATTTATTCTCAAGGTCAGGTGGCTCCTCTATGGATGCAAAATAGTAAGTAAGTTGGTAGTGTCGACCAACAACTGTAGGGATAGTCTGTGATATGTAGCTAATGCCTGTAAATGCACCAAGCGATAAACCTTGGTTACCAGTGTGAGGAAAGTTGCTAATTGTAGTACCTGTAGCGCCAGATTTAAGCCATCCAGTAACATTAGGATTTACACCGTTAGGATTATTAGGATCTGCCAGAGGGTCGATTTCAAATCCCCCGTTATAAATTAGCTCTTTTCCTTCCGCTTGTGCTGCTGACTTATAAGTATTGGTAATCACAGCAGTATAAAGCAAGGCAGTGCTAAGACTACAAACAATAATTGAGAGTTTTTTAGTGAACTTCACGAGACATTACTCCAAATAGTTCAATCACGACAACGAGTACTTAATTGATTTAGTTTGCAGTCATTAAGGCAGGACAAAGCCATAATTATTTTTGAAGATATTCTTGGCAGTACTACCACTTAAGTAGTTAGAAAAACTTTGTGCCGTGGATAAAACTTTAGTTCTGGTGAGTATACCCAGTGGATAGACAATCGTATCACTCTCTGCTACTTTCGCACTGTCTACGACTCTTACCTTCTTAGAAATGGCAGCATCGGTTTTGTAAACGGCACCTGCGCTGATAGTTTTAGTTACACCTGCAACTACAAGAGTTTTATTTTCAACAGCAGTTAAAACGTTACGCACATTGCTAGCAAGGTATAATTTAGGACTTAGAGTAGTGAAAATACCTCGCTTAGTCAGAACTTGTTTGGCATAATTTCCTGCTGGCACAACTGAGGGAGTACCTCTGTAATCACCTATAGCAATGCCAGTAATGTTGGCGTTGGTCAACCCATTGAAGCTAGTGAGACCTGCACTACCAGCACTAATCGGAAATGTCGTAGGAACAATCAAAACTAGACTGTTTTTGACGACGTTTTTACGACTACCTGCAACCAATTTATTTGGAGTTGAATTCTGCAAAACATTTATTTGGTCGTTGGCAGCAGAAATGAAAATATCTGCTGGTGCTCCTGCTTGTATTTGCTTGAGCAAGGTACCAGAAGCACCAAATGTATAAACAACGTTGACACCTGGGTTAGCATTTTGGTACTGAGTTTTAATGGCATTCAGCGCATTTGTTAAGCTGATAGCCGCATACACGTTAAGTGTAGTTGCGGAACTTGCTGGTGAAAAATTGACAAACTGTAAGCCAATTACCAGCATCATGCTGGTAACTGCCGTAGCAATCCAAGCAATAAGTCTTCTTCTGTTCATGAAAGTCATAGTTTGGGGAAAATATTACCTAAGGATCTTATTGCTCACATACATCATTTACGTACAGGCAACGAAAAAACCAACCACACAGAAGGAAGGCAGAGGATACGGATAAACGAGGTTTGAGAGGGTTTTTGCGTAAGTCCTACGCATAATCAATTCGGGAAATAAACGACCAATCACAATTGCTAAAAGCATTAGTGTGATGGAAATTTATTATTTCCAGGTAGGATTACAGAAACGGCGAGTGAAATGTATTTAGTGATGAAATATTATCAGTTAAATACGCTCATTACCAATATTTTTGGTTAACAAACCCTGACAACAGGGCAAACGCATCTATAGCTAAATATGATAAGAAAAGCTAATTTGCTTGTATGGCAAGGGTTTTGTCATAAATTTGTCGACTAAATC from Nostoc sp. UHCC 0926 includes these protein-coding regions:
- a CDS encoding 2TM domain-containing protein encodes the protein MTYDSEDVQQILQIALTRKQEGEFSREQLVEMASELGISSNILETTEHKWLAQQQEEHSRRTFNTFRRRDFWTHFVSFLAVNLFLILLNLITSPSYFWAIFPVIGWGLGLFFHWWSVYQTKTEDYEIAFQKWRA
- a CDS encoding PEP-CTERM sorting domain-containing protein; the encoded protein is MKLTKKLSIIAFSVTTTLISSAVITNTYNAAAQAAELVKNGSFELDPLVDPNNPNVTNPNITDWTKSGDPMDISGIRISNFPQHDSGNQGLSLSGFIDLSYISQTLSTQPGQQYELSYHLASIDEAPDLDNQFQTFVGGNKIFDQKDISFQPYTPYKFNFTADASSTELKFGNWDKYGFLYLDNVSVKPVPEAVPEPSTIGGIAIAGLLGIWLKKKQAIRGN
- a CDS encoding FAD/NAD(P)-binding protein, whose product is MSRKQQVQLTRPMNNSISNLTVSPVAIAIIGGGFSGSLVAANLLRTATMPLSIKLIERNSEIGRGVAYGTPVDCHLLNVPAGKMSAFGDQPNHFLNWLHKNGHEQVTPSTFVGRRVYGDYVQATLKAAQVNAAANVQLEKIMDEAIAIETKPNYTIVYLSSGQCLHVQKAVLALGNFPAILPRPIATLKNDHVKDAWSADAIADLNPEDAILLVGTGLTMVDAVVALHHQGFQGQIHTVSRHGLMPYSHKSTTAYPAFLDVETAPKTARGLLHVVRQELREALTQGHASSYNRGNPSNGLAEDWRAVIDAIRPIISELWQALPLPEQKRFLRHVKAYWEVHRHRIAEEIAEVLDAAMESGQLIHYAGRIQSCQEFENGVNVKICERGTHKDIVLQVKRIVNCTGANCDYLKLQHPLVASLQEQRLIRPNTLSMGIDTAPNGALIDADGNVSQMLYTLGTPRKGNLWETTAVPEIRVQAANLAQELLKSLNPKPDAPTFVLSKPAMLFRQLFDKESCTYTYLIADPETKIAILIDPVLEQVERDLQILRQLGLTLGYCLETHIHADHITGTDRLRSLTGCLGIVPENAAATCADQYIADGNMLELGNVQIRAIATPGHTDSHMTYLVNDTHLLTGDALFIRGCGRTDFQSGDAGSLYDAVTQKLFTLPDDTLVYPGHDYQGQTVSTIGEEKCWNPRFAGRSRNQFIELMKNLNLPKPKKMLEAVPANQHCGKVLVALDYQI
- the modA gene encoding molybdate ABC transporter substrate-binding protein gives rise to the protein MNRRRLIAWIATAVTSMMLVIGLQFVNFSPASSATTLNVYAAISLTNALNAIKTQYQNANPGVNVVYTFGASGTLLKQIQAGAPADIFISAANDQINVLQNSTPNKLVAGSRKNVVKNSLVLIVPTTFPISAGSAGLTSFNGLTNANITGIAIGDYRGTPSVVPAGNYAKQVLTKRGIFTTLSPKLYLASNVRNVLTAVENKTLVVAGVTKTISAGAVYKTDAAISKKVRVVDSAKVAESDTIVYPLGILTRTKVLSTAQSFSNYLSGSTAKNIFKNNYGFVLP
- a CDS encoding phasin family protein; this translates as MDNNNWLQQLMMVGLGTTSLVAEKLRQVSDDLVKDGKLNPEQAKAVIDDIAQQLKSEQGNFDVQMQRQMRNMMQDLGVARQSEVDELRGRIDRLERQLRDLENKLWR
- a CDS encoding FKBP-type peptidyl-prolyl cis-trans isomerase encodes the protein MKPIFLSVAFMLVCVVLLIVGQVGSKQNTAIAAQLTQTPSAPTTVTENNILIASNTMSDANAVTTPSGLKYVELKEGTGATPQPGQTVEVHYVGTLEDGTKFDSSRDRGQPFSFKIGVGQVIKGWDEGLSTMKVGSRRQLIIPPELGYGSRGAGGVIPPNATLLFDVELLGVK
- a CDS encoding alpha-ketoglutarate-dependent dioxygenase AlkB family protein; its protein translation is MNEPDLLINDEFLPNSHSLFDSLVSIINWDERIRARKTASFGSPYNYSNISYESCPMLDELLPIIDRLEKHFGFRPNNCLVNYYINGNSTMGFHSDSIDELMENTGISIISLGAERVITFQNKQDESIKYSYLLKSGSLLFMPQKTQQHWKHGILKQPETFGRISLTFRLLV